Proteins encoded together in one Corallococcus silvisoli window:
- a CDS encoding TIGR04563 family protein: MAGTDKRKQSLYFPEEMLKEIQEEANRQDRSLSWVVQQAWKIARDRIKSFPAVNDVTGDERQDPREERP; this comes from the coding sequence ATGGCAGGCACCGACAAGCGCAAGCAGTCGCTGTACTTCCCCGAGGAGATGCTGAAGGAGATCCAGGAGGAGGCGAACCGGCAGGACCGTTCGCTCTCGTGGGTGGTGCAGCAGGCCTGGAAGATCGCTCGCGACCGCATCAAGTCGTTCCCCGCGGTGAACGACGTCACTGGCGATGAGCGCCAGGACCCGCGCGAAGAAAGGCCGTAG
- a CDS encoding TIGR04563 family protein translates to MATTDHRKQSLYFPEDMLEEIQREATRQDRSLSWIVQQAWKVARTDIRRMPSVNDVLGPLPPRPAAPVASAAAAAPAAVVASAPASSDEPSKT, encoded by the coding sequence ATGGCCACCACGGATCATCGCAAGCAGTCACTCTATTTTCCCGAGGACATGCTGGAAGAGATCCAGCGCGAGGCGACGCGGCAGGACCGTTCCCTGTCGTGGATCGTCCAGCAGGCGTGGAAGGTCGCCCGCACCGACATCCGTCGGATGCCCTCGGTCAACGACGTGTTGGGCCCCCTGCCGCCACGGCCGGCGGCCCCCGTGGCGTCTGCCGCCGCTGCCGCTCCCGCGGCGGTGGTGGCCAGCGCCCCGGCCTCCTCGGACGAGCCCTCCAAGACGTAA
- a CDS encoding 5'-nucleotidase C-terminal domain-containing protein translates to MDRRFLAAALAGLTLLPGCLAYNDSCAPLVDDPDAVVGYLGEEVLLDKAFTRHDNNALGQLAADAFLHAEDGAAKPTELGIINGGSLRDEGLCVTRTSLRPGALTDGVLHEVILFENLVVTVDLTEKQLVALFEHAVETLAVEGQAIVSPSGAFLHVSDGTTLRVDCARPAGQRVKELRVKGRAVSLPARDDASIRYRVAMSTFLLKGGDGYGGILGNAGQDPDRNPVQARKLGGTDANITAAYMKSTYPSPVQALKEAPRVIFDNCARPSRPAPR, encoded by the coding sequence ATGGACCGCCGCTTCCTCGCCGCCGCGCTCGCCGGGCTCACGCTGTTGCCCGGGTGCCTCGCCTACAACGATTCCTGCGCCCCCCTGGTGGACGACCCCGACGCCGTCGTCGGCTACCTGGGCGAGGAGGTCCTCCTGGACAAGGCGTTCACCCGCCACGACAACAACGCGCTGGGACAGCTGGCCGCGGACGCCTTCCTCCACGCCGAGGACGGCGCCGCGAAGCCCACCGAGCTGGGCATCATCAACGGCGGCTCGCTGCGCGACGAGGGCCTGTGCGTCACCCGCACGTCGCTGCGCCCGGGGGCGCTCACCGACGGCGTCCTCCACGAGGTCATCCTCTTCGAGAACCTCGTCGTGACCGTGGACCTCACGGAGAAGCAGCTCGTGGCCCTGTTCGAACACGCCGTGGAGACGCTGGCCGTGGAAGGGCAGGCCATCGTGTCGCCGTCCGGCGCCTTCCTCCACGTGTCCGACGGCACCACGCTGCGGGTGGACTGCGCGCGGCCCGCGGGTCAGCGCGTGAAGGAGCTGCGCGTGAAGGGCCGCGCCGTGTCCCTGCCCGCGCGTGACGACGCGTCCATCCGCTACCGCGTGGCGATGTCCACGTTCTTGCTGAAGGGGGGCGACGGCTACGGTGGCATCCTGGGCAACGCGGGACAGGACCCCGACAGGAACCCGGTGCAGGCGCGAAAGCTGGGCGGCACCGACGCGAACATCACGGCGGCGTACATGAAGAGCACCTACCCCAGCCCGGTCCAGGCGCTGAAGGAAGCCCCGCGCGTCATCTTCGACAACTGTGCCCGGCCCTCCCGGCCCGCGCCGCGCTGA
- a CDS encoding TonB-dependent receptor plug domain-containing protein, protein MRTALPRTLILCAVVFVAASVHAQEPALLHASPPRAEVRQPLQLDATLVDGGKVLEVFVRYRGPGEPYIQVVMERQYGDLYRAVIPAEHMVPPGVEYFVEASMLNGERTPLFMSALRPARVVVGAQAPEPPAVRASSGGRRGAGEDSRSAPNIDAFSPPSGGAENSEGASGPRGAQAPVTTGMSGARGGSRTDATEVRAAPRPDASDPRAASRTEGTDPRSPGGPDSRSSTRTEATDPRSTTRAGTTDARTSNGAEGGDARSTVRSEASDPRASARTSGADTRSATRPEAADPRASGRTSGADTRSSTRPETPDARSSARVEAGDARSTVRPDAADARAPARSDARSSSRTSRASDSDDAMAALNADLPPDTRGGTARAPASSREPAASGRTSMEDDLALYSAEDVLAVTTLQEEAVRTVPAIGASFNRSQMRALGARTVADVLDVVPGVSVSRDVQGFHRTAIRGLRNDAEVLFLLDGHRLNNFFDGKALMNLPVENLERIEVIRGPGSAIYGAGAFQGVVNLVMNHADGVRGAITTGGVPRDDGRLALSTDGHLAAAHTSGDLRLFADLDLWTQEGDSLIIDHDALDAEAVDQGLRDVDDPAGRTSDGRFLVNAGAGVSYGLDSAGRVGVSARYLAEKRDALVGLFDTVGNDSALSWNVLLADLTWDRPLSDGGQVRARLGFDQQSTDRRFQLTPRGFRTGEGADRLFPQGLQEETSVTVRTVTASVDADLALAKENHLTLGFVAEQQSLASYDYTTNYTLDGRLRPSPAAPEGLVDLTQLADGAASRRLNLGVSAQDQWTLLSALTLTFGLRVDATQLPDVNDQGVLDGRKTVVRVNPRVGLVIAATDALVLKALYGRAFRPPTPQELVERIPDTDYNQGRFEGNPLLQPTTVDTFELGADLVQAAGDTRVRVRANAFLQNFASPITPVDTSGNIVPLRNRELGVRVYGVEAEARLEASKRAAAWVNASLSRAQDLELPDQARLLTDVPQARFNAGVSMPLGDWVNLDVVVRSGAERRNNSRSTLELIRRYKIPAYSLITAQLRTEPIWDHFEVTLFAQNLFDHDLRDDVPRPDRITALLPREGVSGYLTLRAFY, encoded by the coding sequence TTGCGGACCGCACTTCCTCGCACGCTCATCCTCTGCGCCGTGGTGTTCGTCGCGGCCTCCGTTCACGCGCAGGAGCCTGCGCTGCTGCACGCGTCACCGCCGCGCGCGGAGGTTCGTCAGCCCCTCCAACTGGACGCGACGCTGGTGGACGGCGGCAAGGTGCTGGAGGTCTTCGTCCGCTACCGAGGTCCCGGAGAGCCGTACATCCAGGTCGTGATGGAGCGGCAGTACGGGGACCTGTACCGCGCCGTCATTCCGGCAGAGCACATGGTGCCGCCCGGCGTGGAGTACTTCGTCGAGGCCTCGATGCTGAATGGCGAGCGCACGCCGCTCTTCATGTCCGCGCTCCGGCCCGCGCGGGTCGTCGTTGGAGCGCAGGCCCCGGAGCCACCGGCCGTCCGCGCCTCGTCAGGTGGACGCAGGGGGGCCGGTGAGGACTCGCGGTCCGCGCCCAACATCGATGCCTTCTCTCCGCCCTCGGGCGGGGCGGAGAACAGCGAGGGGGCCTCGGGTCCACGAGGCGCCCAGGCCCCGGTGACCACGGGGATGTCCGGTGCGAGGGGCGGCTCACGCACGGACGCCACGGAGGTCCGCGCGGCGCCCCGCCCGGATGCGTCCGACCCACGCGCAGCAAGCCGCACGGAGGGTACGGACCCCCGTTCTCCTGGCGGTCCGGACTCGCGTTCCTCGACGCGCACGGAAGCGACCGATCCGCGGTCCACGACCCGCGCGGGAACCACCGACGCGCGGACGTCAAACGGCGCGGAGGGAGGGGACGCGCGCTCCACGGTTCGCTCGGAGGCTTCCGACCCGCGCGCCTCGGCCCGGACGAGCGGCGCGGATACACGCTCCGCGACCCGCCCGGAGGCAGCCGACCCGCGCGCCTCGGGCCGCACGAGCGGCGCGGATACACGCTCCTCGACCCGCCCGGAGACCCCTGACGCGCGTTCCTCGGCTCGCGTGGAGGCAGGGGATGCTCGTTCCACGGTGCGCCCGGATGCGGCCGACGCGCGCGCCCCGGCCCGCTCGGACGCGCGGTCTTCCTCTCGAACCTCCCGCGCATCGGACTCGGACGACGCGATGGCCGCGCTCAACGCGGACCTTCCTCCGGACACCCGGGGTGGCACAGCCCGTGCGCCTGCCTCCTCCCGCGAACCCGCTGCCTCTGGCCGCACGTCGATGGAGGACGACCTGGCGCTCTACAGCGCCGAGGACGTGCTCGCGGTGACGACACTCCAGGAGGAAGCCGTCCGCACCGTGCCGGCCATCGGTGCCTCCTTCAATCGCTCGCAGATGCGCGCGCTCGGCGCCCGCACGGTGGCGGACGTGCTGGACGTCGTGCCGGGCGTGTCCGTGAGCCGCGACGTGCAGGGCTTCCACCGCACCGCCATCCGGGGCCTGCGCAACGACGCGGAGGTGCTCTTCCTCCTGGACGGCCACCGCCTCAACAACTTCTTCGACGGCAAGGCGCTGATGAACCTCCCGGTGGAGAACCTGGAGCGCATCGAGGTCATCCGCGGGCCCGGCTCCGCCATCTACGGCGCCGGCGCCTTCCAGGGCGTCGTCAACCTGGTGATGAACCACGCCGACGGCGTGCGCGGTGCCATCACCACCGGCGGCGTCCCTCGCGATGATGGCCGGCTCGCGCTCTCCACCGACGGCCACCTGGCCGCCGCGCATACCTCGGGCGATCTGCGCCTCTTCGCGGACCTGGACCTGTGGACCCAGGAGGGTGACTCGCTCATCATCGACCACGACGCGCTCGACGCCGAAGCCGTGGACCAGGGCCTGCGTGACGTGGATGACCCCGCGGGCCGCACGAGCGACGGCCGCTTCCTCGTCAATGCCGGCGCGGGCGTGTCCTACGGCCTGGACAGCGCCGGACGCGTGGGGGTCAGCGCGCGCTACCTCGCGGAGAAGCGCGATGCCCTCGTGGGGCTGTTCGACACCGTGGGCAATGACTCGGCGCTGTCCTGGAACGTGCTCCTCGCCGACCTCACCTGGGACCGGCCCTTGTCCGACGGAGGGCAGGTGCGGGCCCGGCTGGGCTTCGATCAACAGTCCACCGACCGCCGCTTCCAGCTCACGCCCAGGGGCTTCCGGACCGGCGAGGGCGCGGATCGCTTGTTCCCGCAGGGACTCCAGGAGGAGACGAGCGTCACCGTGCGCACGGTGACGGCCTCCGTGGACGCGGACCTCGCGCTCGCGAAGGAGAACCACCTCACCCTCGGCTTCGTCGCCGAACAGCAGTCCCTGGCCAGCTACGACTACACGACGAACTACACGCTCGACGGCCGCCTGCGCCCCAGCCCCGCCGCGCCCGAGGGCCTCGTGGACCTGACCCAGCTCGCCGATGGCGCGGCCTCCCGCCGCCTCAACCTGGGCGTGTCCGCGCAGGACCAGTGGACCCTGCTCTCCGCGCTCACGCTCACCTTCGGCCTGCGTGTGGACGCCACCCAGCTGCCCGACGTGAACGACCAGGGCGTGCTCGACGGCCGCAAGACGGTGGTGCGCGTCAACCCGCGCGTGGGCCTGGTCATCGCCGCGACGGACGCGCTCGTGCTCAAGGCCCTCTACGGCCGCGCCTTCCGCCCGCCCACGCCCCAGGAGCTGGTCGAGCGCATCCCCGACACCGACTACAACCAGGGCCGCTTCGAGGGAAACCCGCTCCTGCAGCCCACCACCGTGGACACCTTCGAGCTGGGCGCGGACCTGGTCCAGGCCGCTGGCGACACCCGCGTGCGCGTGCGCGCCAACGCGTTCCTCCAGAACTTCGCGTCGCCCATCACGCCGGTGGACACCAGCGGCAACATCGTCCCGCTGCGCAACCGCGAGCTGGGCGTGCGCGTGTACGGCGTGGAGGCCGAGGCCCGCCTGGAAGCGTCGAAGCGCGCCGCCGCGTGGGTCAACGCCAGCCTGTCGCGCGCGCAGGACCTGGAGCTGCCGGACCAGGCCCGGCTGCTCACCGACGTGCCCCAGGCGCGCTTCAACGCGGGCGTGTCCATGCCCCTGGGGGACTGGGTGAACCTGGACGTGGTGGTGCGCTCCGGCGCCGAGCGCCGCAACAACAGCCGCTCCACGCTGGAGCTCATCCGCCGCTACAAGATTCCCGCCTACAGCCTCATCACCGCGCAGCTGCGCACCGAACCCATCTGGGACCACTTCGAGGTGACGCTGTTCGCGCAGAACCTCTTCGACCACGACCTGCGCGACGACGTGCCCCGCCCCGACCGCATCACCGCGCTCCTGCCGCGCGAGGGCGTGTCCGGCTACCTCACGCTGAGGGCCTTCTACTGA
- a CDS encoding ChaN family lipoprotein has translation MRASLALHLALFRRQRAQIARVVEGRTEAFRAYEARYRRRTSAYQRVVPLTHVHQRIAASDLVYVGDYHTLPLAQQTYLDLAERALASGRRVVLALECVEGRHQAALDAYLAGRMPERTLLSRLGHGPTPGFGPGAGIRAVLSFAKRLKLEVAAIDRRAQGERSLALRDAFAAERIARVARAEDVPLVMVLVGQFHAAPCHLPAQVERALGDAHPRRSLVVYQNAEGLWWRLAREGRLGDAEAVELADGALCLMNASPVLCQQSFLDYLEAEGDDAPLLDRSAAERFREMAELIGRLAGVPVGRELDSVEVTTAADGDVLARIRRRGRFTQAELSQLRKHILSRESGYIPRARTAWLASLSLNHAAEEAAHFVRHCAVGDAMDAPRGASEAFYARCLEEALGFFGSKLVNPRRTCPTVAEWAKRFGESRGLERQTAAFVLAHKATESEAPDEAVKLLPLRRDRLFHGVSHALGYLLGDSLYRAFDAGQVDTADIRALFRDPLDDPRAAYLAWAARLRGV, from the coding sequence ATGCGCGCGTCGCTTGCCCTTCACCTCGCCCTCTTCCGTCGCCAACGCGCCCAGATTGCCCGGGTGGTCGAAGGCCGCACCGAAGCCTTCCGCGCCTACGAGGCCCGCTACCGCCGGCGCACGAGCGCCTATCAGCGCGTGGTGCCCCTGACCCACGTGCACCAGCGCATCGCGGCGTCGGACCTCGTCTACGTCGGTGACTATCACACGCTGCCCCTCGCGCAGCAGACGTACCTGGACCTCGCCGAGCGCGCCCTCGCCTCCGGACGCCGCGTCGTGCTGGCGCTCGAGTGCGTGGAGGGCCGGCACCAGGCGGCCCTGGACGCGTACCTCGCGGGGCGCATGCCGGAGCGCACGCTCCTGTCACGCCTGGGCCATGGCCCTACCCCGGGCTTCGGTCCCGGCGCCGGCATCCGCGCCGTGCTGAGCTTCGCGAAGCGCCTCAAGCTCGAGGTCGCCGCCATCGACCGTCGGGCCCAGGGAGAGCGCTCGCTCGCGCTGCGCGACGCCTTCGCCGCCGAACGCATCGCCCGCGTGGCCCGAGCGGAGGACGTCCCGCTGGTGATGGTGCTGGTCGGCCAGTTCCACGCCGCCCCCTGTCACCTGCCCGCGCAGGTGGAGCGCGCCCTGGGTGACGCCCACCCGCGCCGGAGCCTCGTCGTGTACCAGAACGCGGAGGGCCTCTGGTGGCGGCTCGCGCGAGAGGGCCGGCTGGGCGACGCGGAGGCCGTGGAGCTGGCGGACGGCGCGCTGTGCCTGATGAACGCCTCGCCCGTCCTCTGTCAGCAGAGCTTCCTGGACTACCTGGAGGCCGAAGGCGACGACGCGCCCCTCCTGGACCGCAGCGCCGCGGAGCGCTTCCGCGAGATGGCGGAGCTCATCGGCCGGCTCGCCGGCGTGCCCGTGGGCCGCGAGCTGGACTCCGTCGAAGTGACCACGGCCGCGGACGGAGACGTGCTCGCGCGCATCCGCCGGCGCGGCCGCTTCACCCAGGCGGAGCTGTCCCAGCTGCGCAAGCACATCCTGTCGCGTGAGAGCGGCTACATCCCGCGCGCGCGCACGGCCTGGCTTGCGTCGCTGTCGCTCAACCACGCCGCGGAAGAAGCCGCCCACTTCGTGCGCCACTGCGCCGTGGGCGACGCCATGGACGCCCCCCGCGGCGCGTCCGAGGCCTTCTACGCACGCTGCCTGGAAGAGGCCCTGGGCTTCTTCGGCTCCAAGCTGGTCAACCCGCGCCGCACCTGCCCCACGGTCGCGGAGTGGGCGAAGCGGTTCGGTGAGTCCAGGGGCCTGGAGCGGCAGACCGCCGCCTTCGTCCTCGCCCACAAGGCCACGGAGTCCGAGGCCCCCGACGAGGCCGTGAAGCTCCTGCCCCTGCGCCGCGACCGCCTCTTTCACGGCGTCAGCCACGCGCTCGGCTACCTGCTGGGCGACAGCCTCTACCGGGCCTTCGACGCCGGACAGGTGGACACCGCCGACATCCGCGCCCTCTTCCGCGACCCGCTCGACGATCCCCGGGCCGCGTACCTCGCCTGGGCCGCACGCCTTCGCGGCGTCTGA
- a CDS encoding LysM peptidoglycan-binding domain-containing protein encodes MALQSDYQDVLDVAKNVGARIETREENGKLIIKGSVEHAFDRDRMWDQIKAKHPKWNDEVMVMLTVTHAEPYGVHTVKSGDTLSKLARDIYGDMKLYTKIFEANKDQLKDPDHIKVGQVLKLPPKTIVNKA; translated from the coding sequence ATGGCCTTGCAGAGCGACTACCAGGACGTGCTGGACGTGGCGAAGAACGTGGGCGCGCGGATCGAGACCCGCGAGGAGAACGGCAAGCTCATCATCAAGGGCTCGGTCGAACACGCCTTCGACCGCGATCGCATGTGGGATCAGATCAAGGCGAAGCACCCGAAGTGGAACGACGAGGTCATGGTCATGCTCACCGTGACCCATGCCGAGCCCTACGGCGTGCACACCGTGAAGTCCGGCGACACGCTCAGCAAGCTGGCCCGTGACATCTACGGTGACATGAAGCTGTACACGAAGATTTTCGAGGCCAACAAGGACCAGCTCAAGGACCCGGACCACATCAAGGTGGGCCAGGTGCTCAAGCTGCCGCCCAAGACGATCGTCAACAAGGCCTGA
- a CDS encoding class I SAM-dependent methyltransferase — translation MKAEMDVRAYNREAWDREVGRGNRWTVPVSPEVIAAARRGDWSVVLTPTKPVPRAWFGDLNGRDVLGLASAGGQQCPVLAAAGAHVTVFDNSPAQLRQDREVAEREGLELKLVEGDMKDLSAFADGSFDLIFHPCSNCFVDDVRPVWREAYRVLRPGGVLLSGLCNPVRYLFDPAQEEQGVMRLKYPMPYSDFTSLSNEERRRYTDKGEPLCVGHSLEDQLGGQLDAGFVLTHLFEDRYEEKDLLSTFLSTFMATRAVKGAPRS, via the coding sequence ATGAAGGCTGAGATGGACGTGCGGGCGTACAACCGCGAGGCGTGGGACCGCGAGGTGGGCCGGGGCAACCGGTGGACGGTGCCGGTGTCGCCGGAGGTCATCGCCGCCGCGCGCCGGGGAGACTGGAGCGTGGTGCTCACGCCCACGAAACCCGTCCCGCGCGCGTGGTTCGGGGACCTGAACGGTCGGGACGTGCTGGGCCTGGCGAGCGCGGGCGGCCAGCAGTGCCCGGTGCTCGCGGCGGCGGGCGCGCACGTCACCGTGTTCGACAACTCCCCCGCGCAGCTGAGACAGGACCGCGAGGTCGCCGAGCGCGAGGGGCTGGAGCTGAAGCTCGTGGAGGGCGACATGAAGGACCTCTCCGCGTTCGCCGACGGCAGCTTCGACCTCATCTTCCACCCGTGCTCCAACTGCTTCGTGGACGACGTGCGGCCGGTGTGGCGCGAGGCCTACCGCGTGCTGCGCCCGGGCGGCGTGCTGCTGTCGGGCCTGTGCAACCCGGTCCGCTACCTCTTCGACCCCGCGCAGGAGGAGCAGGGCGTCATGCGGCTCAAGTACCCGATGCCGTATTCGGACTTCACCAGCCTCTCCAATGAGGAGCGCCGCCGCTACACGGACAAGGGCGAGCCGCTGTGCGTGGGCCACTCGCTGGAGGATCAACTGGGAGGTCAGCTGGACGCGGGCTTCGTGCTCACCCACCTCTTCGAGGACCGGTACGAGGAGAAGGACCTGCTCTCCACGTTCCTCTCCACCTTCATGGCCACGCGCGCGGTGAAGGGGGCCCCACGTTCGTGA
- a CDS encoding SDR family NAD(P)-dependent oxidoreductase: MDTELQGKGVLVTGGAGGIGSALVRAFAGEGAKVAVHYHRSQEKAAALAREVGGTSVRADLTVEADVDALVPQAVKDLGRLDVLVCNTGVWPAPDEPVWKLSLERWRRTLAENLDSVFLSCRAFLRHVETTGTGNIVIISSTAGLFGEAGHTDYAVAKGALASGFVKSLKNELHRIAPMGRVNVVCPGWTAVDRHREKLDDPKFVGRVTRTMPLRKVGQPEDVARVVVTLASDRISGHVTGEVVTVAGGMEGRVLHEG, encoded by the coding sequence ATGGACACGGAGCTGCAGGGCAAGGGTGTGCTGGTGACGGGCGGCGCGGGTGGCATCGGCTCCGCGCTGGTGCGGGCGTTCGCGGGCGAGGGCGCGAAGGTGGCGGTGCACTACCACCGCAGCCAGGAGAAGGCGGCGGCGCTCGCGCGCGAGGTGGGCGGCACGTCCGTGCGCGCGGACCTCACGGTGGAGGCGGACGTGGACGCGCTGGTGCCCCAGGCGGTGAAGGACCTGGGCCGGCTGGACGTGCTGGTGTGCAACACCGGCGTGTGGCCCGCGCCCGACGAGCCGGTGTGGAAGCTGTCGCTGGAGCGTTGGCGCCGCACGCTGGCGGAGAACCTGGACAGCGTGTTCCTCAGCTGCCGCGCGTTCCTGCGCCACGTGGAGACCACGGGCACGGGCAACATCGTCATCATCAGCTCCACCGCGGGCCTCTTCGGGGAGGCGGGCCACACCGACTACGCCGTGGCGAAGGGCGCGCTCGCGAGCGGCTTCGTCAAGAGCCTGAAGAACGAGCTGCACCGCATCGCGCCCATGGGCCGCGTCAACGTGGTGTGCCCGGGCTGGACGGCGGTGGACCGCCACCGCGAAAAGCTGGACGACCCGAAGTTCGTCGGCCGCGTCACGCGGACGATGCCCCTGCGCAAGGTGGGGCAGCCAGAGGACGTGGCGCGCGTCGTGGTGACGCTGGCGTCGGATCGCATCTCCGGCCACGTGACGGGGGAAGTCGTCACCGTGGCGGGAGGCATGGAAGGACGGGTGCTGCATGAAGGCTGA
- a CDS encoding TetR/AcrR family transcriptional regulator C-terminal domain-containing protein, producing the protein MRIQRERVVEAAWALLDEHGLEGLTMRVLAKALSIQAPSLYWHFPGKQALLDAMADSLVRDVATTLTAETPWEPVVRTVAEELRRAFRSHRDGARVYAGTLVVSEHTLRVADTVIGSLGRAGLGPQEASWAAFTALDYVLGFTIEEQGFIAQDSEVKAREVALRDLAAARYPHAAGAVDAILDRDFDRRFAFGLELLVAGLRARLPPR; encoded by the coding sequence ATGCGAATCCAGCGGGAGCGAGTGGTGGAGGCGGCGTGGGCGCTGCTGGATGAGCACGGCCTGGAGGGGCTGACGATGCGCGTGCTCGCGAAGGCGCTCTCCATCCAGGCGCCATCGCTGTACTGGCACTTCCCGGGCAAGCAGGCCCTGTTGGACGCGATGGCGGACTCGCTGGTGCGAGACGTGGCGACGACGCTGACGGCGGAGACGCCGTGGGAGCCGGTGGTGCGCACCGTGGCGGAGGAGCTGCGGCGCGCGTTCAGGTCCCACCGAGACGGTGCGCGCGTCTACGCAGGCACCCTCGTCGTGTCCGAGCACACGCTGCGTGTCGCCGACACCGTCATCGGCTCCCTGGGCCGGGCGGGGCTCGGGCCTCAGGAGGCGAGCTGGGCGGCCTTCACCGCGCTCGACTACGTGCTGGGCTTCACCATCGAGGAGCAGGGCTTCATCGCACAGGACTCGGAGGTGAAGGCGCGGGAGGTGGCGCTGCGGGATCTCGCTGCGGCCCGCTACCCCCACGCGGCGGGCGCGGTGGACGCCATCTTGGATCGCGACTTCGACCGCCGCTTCGCCTTCGGGTTGGAGCTGCTCGTCGCCGGCCTCCGCGCCCGGCTGCCACCGCGGTAG
- a CDS encoding FAD-dependent monooxygenase — translation MAEVLEVAVVGAGPTGLWLACELALAGVRVEVFERRAEPVRESRALTLHPRSLEVLALRGLEGRFLEQGRPLPTGHFAMLDTRLDFSVLDTRFPYTLFIPQAVTEALLEARARELGVAVRRSHTVEALRQERDGVELEGAGDTGAFRIRARFVVGADGARSAVRRLAGIPFPGTDVTRTAMLGDVTLGAPPSQPAIGISNARGGVMVVPMAPGIHRIVVNDPLREQVPLREPVTLEELRDSVTRITGRDFAMREPRWLSRFGNETRLAERYREGRVLLAGDAAHIHFPAGGQGLNVGLQDAMNLGWKLAAVVKNGAPEALLDSYSRERRPVGEALLTNTRAQTALMGATEETLALRSLLSDLLREPWLNRQLANNIGALDVGYAPLEVPAPEVDTPLLPGWSGRRLADMPLPQEDRAEVPLYAALHAGQWLLLGLGTDSSRPLPRWEPGWRPPVTRLRTRIPAAREDLQGLGGMLVRPDGHVACAWAA, via the coding sequence ATGGCGGAAGTCCTCGAGGTAGCAGTGGTGGGAGCAGGCCCCACCGGGCTGTGGCTCGCGTGCGAACTGGCGCTGGCGGGGGTCCGGGTGGAGGTGTTCGAGCGGCGCGCGGAGCCGGTGCGAGAGTCGCGGGCCCTGACGCTGCACCCGCGTTCGCTGGAGGTGCTGGCGCTGCGAGGGCTGGAGGGGCGGTTCCTGGAGCAGGGACGTCCGCTGCCCACGGGCCACTTCGCGATGCTGGACACGCGGCTGGACTTCAGCGTCCTGGACACGCGCTTCCCTTACACGCTGTTCATCCCGCAGGCGGTGACGGAGGCGCTGTTGGAAGCGCGGGCGCGGGAGCTGGGCGTGGCCGTGCGGCGAAGCCACACCGTGGAGGCGCTGCGCCAGGAGCGCGACGGCGTGGAGCTGGAGGGCGCTGGGGACACAGGCGCGTTCCGGATCCGCGCGCGCTTCGTGGTGGGCGCGGATGGAGCCCGGAGCGCGGTGCGGAGGCTCGCGGGGATCCCGTTCCCGGGGACGGACGTGACACGCACGGCGATGTTGGGGGACGTGACGCTGGGAGCGCCGCCTTCGCAGCCCGCCATCGGCATCTCGAACGCACGGGGAGGCGTGATGGTGGTGCCCATGGCCCCGGGCATCCACCGCATCGTCGTCAATGATCCGCTCCGGGAGCAGGTGCCGCTGCGCGAGCCCGTCACGCTGGAGGAGCTGCGGGACAGCGTCACGCGCATCACGGGCAGGGACTTCGCGATGAGGGAGCCCCGGTGGCTGTCGCGCTTCGGCAACGAGACCCGGCTCGCGGAGCGCTACCGCGAGGGCCGCGTGCTGCTCGCGGGGGATGCCGCGCACATCCACTTCCCGGCCGGGGGCCAGGGCCTCAACGTCGGCCTGCAGGACGCGATGAACCTGGGGTGGAAGCTCGCGGCGGTGGTGAAGAACGGCGCACCGGAGGCCCTGCTGGACAGCTACTCGCGCGAACGCCGTCCCGTGGGTGAGGCGCTCCTGACCAACACGCGGGCGCAGACCGCGCTGATGGGCGCCACGGAGGAGACGCTGGCCCTGCGCTCGCTGCTGAGTGACCTGCTCCGTGAGCCCTGGCTGAACCGCCAGCTCGCGAACAACATTGGAGCCCTGGACGTAGGCTACGCGCCGCTGGAGGTCCCCGCGCCAGAGGTGGACACGCCCCTGCTGCCCGGCTGGAGCGGCCGCCGGCTGGCCGACATGCCCCTCCCGCAGGAGGACCGCGCGGAGGTGCCGCTCTACGCGGCGCTGCATGCCGGCCAGTGGCTGCTGCTGGGCCTGGGCACGGACAGCTCACGCCCCCTGCCCCGCTGGGAGCCCGGCTGGCGGCCCCCCGTGACACGGCTGCGGACACGAATCCCCGCCGCACGCGAAGACCTCCAGGGCCTGGGGGGAATGCTGGTGCGCCCCGACGGGCACGTCGCCTGCGCCTGGGCCGCGTGA